The sequence below is a genomic window from Salinispira pacifica.
GGATGGAAGAAGGACCGGTTACCCTCTATGTGGGAACCGACCCCACCGGACCCAGTCTCCATGCCGGGCACATGGTTCCCATGTTCGCCGTAGCCCATCTTGCCAGGGCAGGGCACAGACCCACCGTTCTTATCGGCGGAGGTACCGCCATGGTGGGAGATCCCAGCGGCAAGACCGAAATGCGGAAAATGATCAGTGCCAGGGAAATTTCCGAAAACGGCAAGCGGTTCGAGAAACAGCTGAACACGTTTTTTCATCATGCGGGGGTCACCGAAGAGGTGAACTTTGTAAATAACGCCGACTGGCTTTCGGGTCTTAATTACATCGATTTCCTCAGGGATATCGGCCGTCATTTTTCGGTAAACCGGATGCTCAGTTTTGAAGCATACAAGATGCGCATGGAAACAGGACTTTCCTTCATTGAGTTCAACTACCAGCTTCTGCAAAGTTTCGACTTTCTAGAACTCTACCGGAAACATAACTGCGAACTGCAGATCGGCGGGGATGACCAATGGGGGAACATTGTGGCAGGAGTTGACCTGATCCGCCGGGTGGAAGGGCATGAAGCCCGAAGCTTCGGCCTTACCTTTCCCCTGGTGACCCGATCCGACGGGAAAAAGATGGGGAAAACCGAACAAGGCGCCGTTTTTCTGGATGGCGAACTGTTCACCCCCTTTGACTTTTTCCAGTACT
It includes:
- the tyrS gene encoding tyrosine--tRNA ligase, with the translated sequence MKTQEQASAQAEQTDKIPGSHISGRTVHIEALKILAERGFLQQCSDLQGLEKRMEEGPVTLYVGTDPTGPSLHAGHMVPMFAVAHLARAGHRPTVLIGGGTAMVGDPSGKTEMRKMISAREISENGKRFEKQLNTFFHHAGVTEEVNFVNNADWLSGLNYIDFLRDIGRHFSVNRMLSFEAYKMRMETGLSFIEFNYQLLQSFDFLELYRKHNCELQIGGDDQWGNIVAGVDLIRRVEGHEARSFGLTFPLVTRSDGKKMGKTEQGAVFLDGELFTPFDFFQYWRNVADADVIKFLKLFTFLPMEQINEMASWKDQKINEAKEILAYEFTSLVHGKETADKVLESVKAAFSKGGSGAALDSMPTTEIPSAELEAGIGVLELFARSGLCSSRGEARRLVQQGGARVNDEKVSDIEQNIDASHLGEDGIVLRAGKKRYARIVRG